The Candidatus Woesearchaeota archaeon genome includes a window with the following:
- a CDS encoding DoxX family protein — protein MKEMNLQEVFEKKGCSAWSLFFLRIVVGLVFLLAGLGKVMNMQGVASKFVSMGFPGFFGPLVGWIELIGGVLLIIGLFSRVASFVLALVMLVALLKVHLPPFFGSWDITSSGVALSLSLFAALLTTAFAGPGKLAFKPEN, from the coding sequence GTGAAAGAAATGAATTTGCAGGAAGTTTTTGAGAAGAAAGGTTGTTCTGCGTGGTCTTTGTTTTTTTTGCGCATTGTTGTCGGGCTTGTGTTTTTGCTTGCGGGCTTGGGCAAGGTGATGAATATGCAAGGAGTTGCAAGCAAATTCGTGAGCATGGGTTTTCCAGGTTTTTTCGGTCCCTTGGTCGGCTGGATTGAGCTCATCGGCGGCGTGCTCTTGATTATTGGCCTCTTCTCGCGCGTGGCGAGTTTTGTTTTGGCCTTGGTCATGCTTGTTGCCCTGTTGAAGGTGCACTTGCCGCCCTTCTTTGGCTCGTGGGATATTACTTCGTCTGGAGTGGCGTTGTCGCTTTCCCTCTTTGCTGCACTGCTCACGACCGCGTTTGCAGGCCCTGGGAAGTTGGCATTCAAGCCGGAGAATTAG
- a CDS encoding polysaccharide deacetylase family protein, which translates to MVSWRVAARFFFAVGVVFFFVGLFSYASWWPSSALFGRVVSRVEGDGRAVFLTFDDGPSENTRAVLDVLDAYGVRATFFLVGRQVVAHPDVVEELVSRGHVVGVHSFSHRFLWRNCSSEMAASVEAVKMAANVTPSLFRPPYGFRLPWTLSAARNANLTTVLWSLFPRDYASSEEEIVRKVLGGLEPGVIIVLHDGEGNRSSMVAALPRIIEGAREEGFVFDVLSPGRVLG; encoded by the coding sequence ATAGTGTCGTGGCGCGTTGCCGCGCGGTTCTTCTTCGCTGTGGGTGTTGTGTTTTTTTTTGTTGGTTTGTTCTCGTACGCGTCGTGGTGGCCGTCTTCAGCGTTGTTTGGGCGTGTTGTTTCTCGCGTGGAGGGCGATGGCCGGGCGGTGTTTCTTACGTTTGATGATGGGCCGAGCGAGAACACACGCGCGGTGCTTGACGTGCTTGATGCGTACGGTGTTCGCGCAACGTTTTTCTTGGTCGGTCGCCAAGTGGTTGCCCATCCGGACGTGGTAGAGGAGTTGGTGTCGAGAGGTCATGTCGTCGGAGTGCATTCGTTTAGCCACCGTTTCTTGTGGAGGAATTGTTCAAGCGAGATGGCGGCGTCAGTCGAGGCGGTGAAGATGGCAGCGAACGTGACGCCTTCCTTGTTTCGGCCACCATACGGGTTTCGTCTGCCGTGGACGCTTTCTGCTGCGAGGAACGCGAATCTCACGACAGTGCTTTGGTCTTTGTTTCCAAGAGACTACGCTTCGAGTGAAGAAGAAATTGTGCGCAAGGTGCTTGGGGGGCTCGAGCCTGGCGTGATTATTGTGTTGCATGATGGCGAGGGGAATCGGTCGAGCATGGTGGCGGCGCTTCCTCGTATCATTGAGGGTGCGCGAGAGGAAGGGTTTGTTTTTGACGTGCTCAGTCCTGGACGTGTTCTTGGGTGA
- a CDS encoding mechanosensitive ion channel family protein — MAVLETMSSFSLFGVSVVSWLFSLGAFVLSWAVLRIIEGVLLSRLRKLSKRTKTDIDDTIIAAVGRLFAWPVFLVVSLSVALHVFAAQTGGGLAGTVKVWFRYVSVVVVAFYAVKASLVFVDYGVKRMLESRGDGKKKEVDKGTLQLFSGLVKGAIWGVALVFVLSNLGYNVSSLIAGLGIGGIAVGFALQNILADIFASISIYFDRPFEVGDFIVVGSDMGTVERIGLKSTRIKALQGQELVISNRELTDSRINNYKKMEKRRVVFGFGVTYDTSNKKLEKIPQIVKDVFKSVKGADLDRVHFKSFGDFALNYEVVYYVASGDYTAFMDIQQLVNLELKARLEKAKIEMAFPTQTIYVHKVK, encoded by the coding sequence ATGGCCGTGCTTGAAACGATGTCATCTTTTTCGTTATTTGGCGTGTCGGTGGTGTCTTGGCTTTTTTCTCTCGGCGCGTTTGTGTTGTCCTGGGCGGTTCTGCGCATCATTGAGGGGGTGCTTCTCTCGCGCCTTCGCAAGCTCTCGAAGCGGACAAAGACCGATATTGATGATACGATTATTGCCGCGGTGGGGAGGCTTTTTGCTTGGCCGGTGTTCTTGGTTGTTTCGCTCTCCGTGGCGTTGCACGTTTTTGCTGCGCAGACGGGCGGGGGCCTTGCTGGAACGGTGAAGGTGTGGTTTCGGTACGTGAGTGTTGTAGTTGTTGCGTTTTATGCGGTCAAGGCCTCGTTGGTCTTTGTTGATTATGGCGTGAAGCGGATGCTTGAGTCCCGGGGAGATGGGAAGAAGAAAGAGGTGGACAAAGGGACGCTGCAGTTGTTTAGTGGCTTAGTGAAGGGTGCAATTTGGGGCGTCGCTCTGGTTTTTGTTCTCTCCAATCTTGGTTACAACGTTTCATCCCTCATTGCTGGCTTGGGTATTGGGGGCATCGCGGTTGGTTTTGCCTTGCAGAACATTCTTGCGGATATTTTCGCGTCCATATCGATTTATTTTGATCGCCCGTTTGAAGTGGGTGATTTCATCGTTGTCGGCTCTGATATGGGGACGGTTGAGCGTATCGGGCTCAAGTCGACAAGGATTAAGGCGTTGCAGGGGCAGGAGTTGGTTATTTCGAACAGGGAGTTGACTGATTCTCGCATTAATAATTATAAGAAGATGGAGAAGCGCAGAGTCGTGTTTGGCTTTGGCGTAACGTACGATACGAGCAATAAGAAGCTTGAGAAGATTCCGCAGATCGTCAAGGACGTGTTCAAGAGTGTGAAGGGGGCGGATCTTGACAGGGTGCATTTCAAGAGTTTTGGTGATTTTGCCTTGAACTACGAGGTGGTGTATTATGTTGCGAGTGGGGATTATACTGCGTTTATGGATATTCAGCAGTTGGTGAATTTGGAGCTCAAGGCGCGTTTGGAGAAGGCAAAGATTGAGATGGCGTTTCCAACGCAAACGATTTATGTGCATAAGGTGAAATAG
- a CDS encoding asparagine--tRNA ligase, translated as MSAWDGFVSVSEAMRQGSGQVTLRGWVYRERGSAKVKFVVLRDSSGIVQCVFERSRFENEWDVLDKLQIESSLYVRGEIKEDKRAPSGFEVRAEEFLLVGAADKFPIQKDQSPEFLLDNRHLWLRSRKMTAVLKVRSAYIQARDAFFRKEGFFRFDSPILQPNQCEGGSTLFEVKYYKTKTYLAQTWQLYAEAGIFGLERIYNMGPTFRAEKSKTSRHLSEFWMGECEAAWWRLADAVAFAKKELKFCIEEVAKQCPEALRFLGRDPDELVRIARKEWPTITYREALRLLKEKAGLDVPFGKDLRTVEEDKLMEFFDTPVAVTHYPVEIMAFYKPPDPERPDEALCFDMLAPEGYGEIVGGSERSNDVEDMKRRLERDGEDVTHYEWYFDLRRFGAVPHAGYGVGTERVVSWLCKLETIKDAIPFPRTMLRWTP; from the coding sequence ATGAGTGCGTGGGATGGTTTTGTGTCGGTTAGCGAGGCGATGCGTCAGGGATCAGGACAGGTTACCTTGCGGGGTTGGGTGTATCGCGAGCGTGGCTCTGCTAAGGTAAAGTTCGTTGTCTTGCGGGACAGTTCTGGCATTGTGCAGTGCGTGTTTGAGCGGTCGCGTTTTGAAAACGAGTGGGACGTGCTTGACAAGCTTCAGATCGAGTCGTCTCTTTACGTTCGGGGGGAGATTAAGGAGGATAAGCGGGCTCCTTCAGGGTTTGAAGTGCGTGCGGAGGAGTTCTTGCTTGTTGGCGCGGCTGATAAATTTCCCATTCAAAAGGATCAGTCACCTGAGTTCTTGCTTGATAATCGTCACTTGTGGCTTCGGAGCAGGAAGATGACGGCAGTTTTGAAAGTGCGCTCGGCATACATTCAAGCGCGGGATGCGTTTTTTCGAAAGGAAGGTTTTTTTCGTTTTGACTCGCCGATTTTGCAGCCGAATCAATGCGAGGGGGGGAGCACGCTCTTTGAAGTGAAGTACTACAAGACGAAGACGTACCTTGCGCAAACGTGGCAGCTCTACGCAGAGGCGGGTATTTTTGGCCTTGAGCGAATTTATAATATGGGGCCGACGTTTCGGGCGGAGAAGTCCAAAACGAGCAGGCACTTGAGTGAGTTTTGGATGGGGGAGTGCGAGGCTGCGTGGTGGCGCCTTGCCGATGCCGTCGCGTTTGCCAAAAAAGAGTTGAAATTCTGCATTGAGGAAGTTGCTAAGCAGTGTCCTGAAGCGTTGCGTTTTCTTGGCAGAGATCCTGATGAACTGGTGCGTATTGCGCGCAAGGAGTGGCCGACGATTACGTATCGGGAGGCTTTGCGCTTGCTCAAGGAAAAGGCGGGTTTGGATGTGCCGTTCGGGAAGGATTTGCGAACGGTGGAAGAGGATAAGCTCATGGAGTTCTTTGACACGCCCGTTGCTGTGACGCATTATCCTGTTGAGATTATGGCGTTTTATAAGCCGCCGGATCCTGAGCGTCCTGATGAGGCGCTTTGTTTTGACATGCTTGCTCCTGAGGGGTATGGGGAGATTGTTGGCGGTTCTGAGCGCTCGAATGACGTTGAAGATATGAAGAGGCGTTTGGAGCGAGACGGGGAGGATGTGACGCATTACGAGTGGTATTTTGATTTGCGAAGGTTCGGGGCAGTCCCGCACGCAGGGTATGGTGTCGGTACTGAGCGTGTGGTGTCGTGGTTGTGCAAGCTCGAAACCATTAAGGATGCAATACCCTTTCCGCGGACGATGCTTCGCTGGACGCCCTGA
- a CDS encoding tRNA guanosine(34) transglycosylase Tgt — MSFTITATDGNARAGTLTTPSGRSTPTPFFMPVMTRAVGKYVTPDDYERLGATATISNSLILHFRPGEDIINHAGGLNAFMSFNGVTFTDCGGFQVSENSLASTTTKKGITFKNPYSGEQELITPQKIMSIQQAIGADVAMAFDDMAPYGSSKERFEDAAENTFRWHTESIRTHTRKGQLLFGIIQGGFDEHLRKTCAENITSLDFDGYAIGGVAIGEPRDEMYRAINAALPHLPNDKPRYVMGVGSPEDVVELVSKGIDCFDSIYPTQNARHNTIFTNEGRLLLDKAKYKNDYSPLDPACTCWVCKTYTRAYLHHLNKVDSGAGKRLKTLHNIHFMLRLMEQLRTAIKEGTLQEFKTNFLNTWRRNKPA, encoded by the coding sequence ATGAGCTTCACCATCACCGCAACCGACGGAAACGCACGAGCAGGAACACTCACCACACCCTCCGGGCGCTCCACACCCACACCCTTCTTCATGCCCGTCATGACCCGCGCGGTAGGAAAATACGTCACGCCCGACGACTACGAACGCCTCGGCGCCACCGCAACCATTTCCAACAGCCTCATCCTCCACTTCCGCCCAGGAGAAGACATCATAAACCACGCCGGAGGACTCAACGCCTTCATGAGCTTCAACGGCGTCACATTCACTGACTGCGGCGGGTTCCAAGTCAGCGAAAATAGCCTCGCCAGCACAACCACGAAAAAAGGCATTACCTTCAAAAACCCATACAGCGGAGAGCAAGAACTCATCACACCCCAAAAAATCATGAGCATCCAGCAAGCCATCGGCGCCGACGTCGCCATGGCCTTTGACGACATGGCACCGTACGGCTCAAGCAAGGAGCGCTTCGAAGACGCTGCGGAGAACACGTTCCGCTGGCACACAGAAAGTATTCGCACCCACACCCGAAAAGGCCAGCTCCTCTTCGGCATCATCCAAGGAGGGTTTGACGAACACCTCAGAAAAACCTGCGCAGAAAACATCACCTCCCTCGACTTTGACGGCTACGCCATCGGCGGCGTCGCCATAGGAGAACCCCGCGACGAAATGTACCGGGCCATCAACGCAGCACTTCCCCACCTCCCCAACGACAAACCACGCTACGTCATGGGCGTGGGCAGCCCAGAAGACGTTGTTGAGCTTGTCAGCAAAGGTATCGACTGCTTCGACTCCATCTACCCCACCCAAAACGCACGCCACAACACCATATTCACCAACGAAGGACGCCTCCTGCTCGACAAAGCCAAGTACAAAAACGACTACTCACCACTCGACCCCGCCTGTACCTGCTGGGTGTGCAAAACATACACGAGAGCCTACCTTCACCACCTCAACAAAGTAGACAGCGGCGCGGGCAAGCGCCTCAAAACCCTCCACAACATCCACTTCATGCTCCGCCTCATGGAACAACTCCGCACCGCCATCAAAGAAGGAACACTCCAAGAATTCAAAACAAACTTCCTGAACACGTGGCGACGAAACAAGCCAGCGTAA
- a CDS encoding 3'-5' exonuclease, translating to MGDVIVVDVETTGLDPRSSSIVSIGAVSFASPEKQFYGECRPFAGAVIDQEAYAVNGFSNAYFEENCVQSLESLLKQFFSWCEGVPGSLFAGQNVGQFDLAFLVEGAKRCEVSFPESVSRIWTVDLHSVAYTVMVKSGISPGSALSASRIYGFVGIPDEPRPHHALRGALWEAEAFSRLWYGRSLLANFAKYPLPRKYWRVFPARQA from the coding sequence ATGGGGGATGTTATTGTTGTTGATGTTGAAACGACAGGGTTGGATCCTCGTTCGTCGTCGATAGTGAGTATTGGTGCTGTTTCCTTTGCTAGCCCGGAGAAGCAGTTTTACGGAGAGTGCAGGCCGTTCGCGGGTGCTGTGATAGATCAAGAAGCGTACGCTGTTAATGGGTTTTCCAATGCGTACTTCGAGGAGAATTGCGTGCAGTCTCTTGAATCTTTGCTGAAGCAGTTTTTCTCGTGGTGTGAGGGTGTTCCCGGAAGCTTGTTCGCCGGGCAGAATGTCGGTCAGTTTGACTTGGCATTCTTGGTGGAGGGTGCAAAACGGTGCGAGGTGTCTTTTCCTGAAAGCGTTTCAAGGATTTGGACGGTGGATTTGCATTCTGTTGCGTATACGGTGATGGTGAAGTCGGGGATTTCTCCCGGGAGTGCTTTGTCCGCGTCGAGGATTTACGGCTTTGTTGGGATTCCTGACGAGCCGCGGCCCCATCATGCGTTGCGGGGCGCGTTGTGGGAGGCGGAGGCGTTTTCGAGGTTGTGGTACGGGCGGTCGCTTCTTGCGAACTTTGCAAAGTATCCTTTGCCGAGGAAGTATTGGAGGGTGTTTCCGGCGCGGCAGGCTTGA
- a CDS encoding DUF4870 domain-containing protein, whose translation MPTKKATKKSKHSSKAAAKKTTPASTAKTSLGIDENIEAVLAYLLAFFTGIAFLLIEKENRFVRFHAMQSTITFAGLFVLSFVLGFIPLLGMLLSLLLTIFAIILWIICLIKAYQGERFKLPIAGDLAEKHS comes from the coding sequence ATGCCAACAAAGAAAGCCACCAAGAAATCAAAACACTCATCGAAAGCAGCCGCAAAGAAAACCACGCCGGCAAGCACTGCCAAGACAAGCTTAGGCATAGACGAAAACATTGAAGCAGTCCTCGCCTACCTGCTCGCCTTTTTCACCGGTATTGCCTTCCTCCTCATTGAAAAAGAAAACCGTTTTGTCCGCTTCCACGCAATGCAATCCACGATAACGTTCGCGGGACTCTTCGTGCTCTCCTTCGTCCTCGGCTTCATCCCCCTCCTTGGCATGCTCCTCTCACTACTCCTCACCATCTTCGCCATCATCCTCTGGATTATTTGCCTTATCAAAGCATACCAAGGCGAGCGCTTCAAACTCCCCATCGCGGGAGACCTTGCCGAGAAACACAGCTAA